A section of the Pimelobacter simplex genome encodes:
- a CDS encoding helix-turn-helix domain-containing protein, whose amino-acid sequence MAEEQKAAEPLWRDVLGRRLRDLRRERGETLTETAQRAGISPQYLSEIERGIKEPSSEMIAAVAGALGLTLLDLTAAITGDLSVVRSGGGLHSVPAGTSASVLALAA is encoded by the coding sequence ATGGCCGAGGAGCAGAAGGCAGCGGAGCCGCTGTGGCGTGACGTGCTGGGACGACGACTGCGCGACCTGCGCCGCGAGCGCGGCGAGACGCTGACCGAGACCGCGCAGCGCGCAGGCATCTCGCCGCAGTACCTCTCCGAGATCGAGCGCGGCATCAAGGAGCCCAGCAGCGAGATGATCGCCGCAGTGGCCGGCGCGCTCGGGCTCACGCTCCTCGACCTCACCGCGGCGATCACGGGGGACCTTTCCGTCGTCCGGTCCGGCGGCGGGCTCCACTCGGTGCCGGCCGGGACGTCGGCCTCGGTCCTGGCGCTCGCCGCCTAA
- a CDS encoding ClpP family protease produces MNSYLVPNVIAQHPRGERVMDVYSHLLTERVVYVGTAIDAGVANTLVAQLLYLEADNPERDIQLYINCEGGDPSAMLAVHDTMQYIRPQVATTCVGQAIAVGAVLLAAGAPGKRAALPHARIVLHQPAAQGRGAIPDLILQADEVVRVRADIERILSRHTGQDTATLRADTDHDRVFTATAARDYGLLDHVIEERDPLALSG; encoded by the coding sequence GTGAACAGCTACCTGGTCCCCAACGTCATCGCCCAGCACCCGCGCGGCGAACGGGTGATGGACGTCTACTCGCACCTGCTCACCGAACGCGTCGTGTACGTCGGCACGGCGATCGACGCCGGCGTCGCAAACACCCTCGTGGCCCAGCTGCTCTACCTCGAGGCCGACAACCCCGAGCGCGACATCCAGCTCTACATCAACTGCGAGGGCGGCGACCCGAGCGCGATGCTCGCCGTCCACGACACGATGCAGTACATCCGCCCCCAGGTCGCGACGACCTGCGTGGGTCAGGCGATCGCGGTCGGTGCGGTACTCCTCGCGGCCGGCGCGCCCGGCAAGCGGGCCGCACTTCCCCACGCCCGGATCGTGCTGCACCAGCCCGCGGCGCAGGGCCGCGGCGCCATCCCCGACCTCATCCTCCAGGCCGACGAGGTGGTCCGGGTGCGCGCCGACATCGAGCGGATCCTGTCGCGCCACACCGGCCAGGACACCGCCACCCTGCGCGCGGACACCGACCACGACCGGGTGTTCACCGCGACCGCGGCCCGCGACTACGGGCTGCTCGACCACGTCATCGAGGAGCGCGACCCCCTCGCGCTGTCGGGTTAG
- a CDS encoding ClpP family protease has protein sequence MSNDNGPRLFDDRARRELYQQRVLVLDGALDDDNGMLLATQVIALAAENPTAEIALWIHSPGGSVPAMLAIRDVMRLVPCPVSTLALGIACSAGQFLLSAGEPGRRRALPHARVLMHQGSAGIGGTAVDIELQAQDLRHTRDTVLALIAADTGQPLDRIFEDSLHDRWYTAQQALDYGFIDEVVTSFDAVVPPHRRPVGLGTFATGAAR, from the coding sequence ATGAGCAACGACAACGGCCCCCGCCTCTTCGACGACCGGGCGCGACGCGAGCTGTACCAGCAACGCGTCCTGGTCCTCGACGGCGCACTCGACGACGACAACGGCATGCTGCTGGCCACCCAGGTGATCGCGCTGGCGGCCGAGAACCCCACCGCGGAGATCGCGCTGTGGATCCACTCCCCCGGCGGATCGGTGCCCGCCATGCTCGCCATCCGCGACGTGATGCGCCTGGTCCCCTGTCCGGTCTCGACCCTGGCGCTGGGCATCGCGTGCAGTGCCGGGCAGTTCCTGCTCTCCGCCGGCGAACCGGGACGACGGCGCGCTCTGCCCCATGCCCGGGTGCTCATGCACCAGGGCTCGGCCGGGATCGGCGGTACCGCGGTCGACATCGAGCTCCAGGCCCAGGACCTGCGCCACACCCGCGACACGGTCCTCGCCCTCATCGCCGCCGACACCGGGCAGCCGCTCGACCGGATCTTCGAGGACTCCCTGCACGACCGCTGGTACACCGCCCAGCAGGCCCTCGACTACGGCTTCATCGACGAGGTCGTGACCAGCTTCGACGCCGTCGTACCACCGCACCGGCGCCCGGTCGGGCTCGGCACCTTCGCGACGGGAGCCGCCCGGTGA
- a CDS encoding MFS transporter encodes MTTPACTRTLLLAAVGAVAVATIYAAQPVLVAMGADLGIGGGTLGWLVAAGQLGYLVGLVVLVPLGDLLDRRRLLVGHLLLTGTGTAIVALAGSTGLVLAGLATTGLFAVVVQIAVAYAADLAPAAERGRAIGLVTSGVVLGILGVRLLAGLLADLTGWRSVYAALALATFALAGLARVVLPPDPRDRSAGRVRGGLGGLLRDRLFVARGLVAFFLFAAFGTLWSGLALPLAADPWHLTSAQVGLFGLAGLAGALGAARTGRARTTTASTTAVRTALVVLVGSWLAIAQAPWSLWVLGVGVVLLDYAVQAVHVDNQHRLTEAYPGRSSSVIGGYMVFYSLGSALGAATTAAAYAAGGWVASSLLGAGFALGALAAATRLRERRFAAPPQ; translated from the coding sequence ATGACCACCCCCGCGTGCACCCGCACCCTCCTGCTCGCCGCGGTGGGAGCCGTCGCGGTGGCCACGATCTACGCCGCCCAGCCGGTCCTGGTCGCGATGGGCGCGGACCTGGGGATCGGCGGCGGCACCCTCGGCTGGCTGGTCGCCGCCGGCCAGCTCGGCTACCTCGTCGGTCTGGTCGTCCTGGTCCCGCTCGGGGACCTGCTCGACCGGCGCCGGCTCCTGGTCGGCCACCTGCTGCTCACCGGGACCGGCACCGCCATCGTCGCCCTCGCCGGCTCGACCGGCCTCGTGCTCGCTGGACTGGCGACGACAGGACTCTTCGCCGTGGTCGTGCAGATCGCGGTGGCGTACGCCGCCGACCTCGCGCCCGCCGCCGAGCGCGGTCGCGCGATCGGGCTGGTCACCAGCGGCGTCGTGCTCGGCATCCTCGGGGTACGGCTGCTCGCCGGGCTCCTCGCCGACCTGACCGGCTGGCGCAGCGTGTACGCCGCGCTGGCGCTCGCGACGTTCGCACTGGCCGGACTCGCCCGCGTCGTACTGCCGCCGGACCCGCGGGACAGGTCGGCCGGGCGGGTGCGCGGCGGGCTCGGCGGGCTCCTGCGCGACCGACTGTTCGTCGCGCGCGGACTGGTCGCGTTCTTCCTGTTCGCCGCGTTCGGCACGCTGTGGAGCGGACTGGCGCTGCCGCTCGCCGCGGACCCCTGGCACCTGACCTCCGCGCAGGTCGGGCTGTTCGGCCTCGCCGGGCTGGCCGGCGCGCTGGGCGCGGCCCGGACCGGCCGAGCCCGGACCACGACCGCGAGCACGACCGCGGTCCGCACCGCGCTCGTCGTCCTGGTCGGGTCCTGGCTCGCGATCGCCCAGGCGCCGTGGTCGTTGTGGGTGCTCGGCGTCGGCGTGGTGCTCCTGGACTACGCCGTGCAGGCGGTCCACGTCGACAACCAGCACCGGCTCACCGAGGCCTACCCGGGGCGGTCCAGCAGCGTCATCGGCGGCTACATGGTGTTCTACTCGCTCGGCTCGGCGCTCGGCGCCGCGACCACGGCCGCCGCCTATGCGGCGGGCGGCTGGGTGGCGTCCAGCCTGCTCGGAGCGGGCTTCGCGCTCGGCGCGCTCGCCGCCGCCACGCGGCTCCGGGAGCGACGGTTCGCCGCCCCGCCGCAGTGA
- a CDS encoding winged helix-turn-helix transcriptional regulator: MADKIDGIDWTDPECPVARTLDLVGDRWSLLVVRDAMDGAQAFGDFQRRTGIARNILSDRLRKLTERGVLERRPGPTGKRPVYLLTPAGRDLFAAVVALRQWGERHAFAAGEPHSTLVDAEGRPLPALVPLDVGGQPLAADGARVVPAGA, from the coding sequence GTGGCCGACAAGATCGACGGGATCGACTGGACCGACCCGGAGTGCCCGGTCGCGCGGACGCTCGACCTGGTGGGCGACCGGTGGAGCCTGCTCGTGGTGCGCGACGCGATGGACGGGGCGCAGGCGTTCGGCGACTTCCAGCGCCGCACCGGCATCGCGCGCAACATCCTGTCCGACCGGCTGCGCAAGCTCACCGAGCGCGGCGTGCTCGAACGCCGGCCGGGGCCCACCGGCAAGCGCCCGGTCTATCTGCTCACGCCGGCCGGCCGCGACCTGTTCGCCGCGGTCGTCGCGCTGCGCCAGTGGGGGGAGCGGCACGCCTTCGCGGCGGGCGAGCCGCACTCGACGCTGGTCGACGCCGAGGGGCGTCCCTTGCCCGCACTGGTCCCGCTCGACGTGGGCGGTCAGCCGCTCGCGGCCGACGGGGCGCGCGTCGTACCGGCGGGGGCTTGA
- a CDS encoding SAM-dependent methyltransferase → MHRHHHDHQHDESPEALREALSAAFWDERYGGTDRVWSGRPNQRLVEQVADLTPGTALDVACGEGGDAVWLAKQGWQVTAVDVSEVALAKVAAHAEDEGVGDRIKIGFYDALGDPRPAGRHTFDLVTVSFLHVPLPDFPAIYRGIADAVAPGGRLVVTAHHPEDVATGARHDHGPGLMFEPDRVLATLGADDPDGPWEVEVAATPTREQATEDGPLAVRDTVVRLRRIG, encoded by the coding sequence ATGCACCGTCACCACCACGACCACCAGCACGACGAGTCCCCCGAAGCCCTCCGCGAGGCGCTGAGCGCTGCCTTCTGGGACGAGCGGTACGGCGGCACGGACCGGGTCTGGAGCGGCCGGCCCAACCAGCGGCTGGTCGAGCAGGTCGCCGACCTCACGCCCGGTACGGCGCTCGACGTGGCCTGCGGCGAGGGCGGGGACGCCGTCTGGCTGGCCAAGCAGGGCTGGCAGGTGACCGCCGTCGACGTCTCCGAGGTCGCGCTGGCGAAGGTCGCCGCGCACGCCGAGGACGAGGGTGTCGGCGACCGGATCAAGATCGGCTTCTACGACGCCCTGGGCGACCCGCGCCCGGCCGGACGGCACACCTTCGACCTGGTCACGGTGAGCTTCCTGCACGTCCCGCTCCCGGACTTCCCCGCGATCTACCGCGGCATCGCCGACGCGGTCGCGCCCGGCGGACGCCTGGTGGTCACCGCGCACCACCCCGAGGACGTCGCCACCGGCGCCCGGCACGACCACGGTCCCGGCCTGATGTTCGAGCCGGACCGGGTGCTGGCCACGCTCGGCGCCGACGACCCGGACGGTCCGTGGGAGGTCGAGGTCGCCGCCACGCCGACCCGCGAGCAGGCCACCGAGGACGGTCCGCTCGCCGTGCGCGACACCGTCGTCCGGCTGCGCCGGATCGGCTGA
- a CDS encoding Bax inhibitor-1/YccA family protein — MQSNNPVFRRSEEFNRSGAAAYQGFGQAPQNGYDAYGQPGTITPEAPTRQGRMTIDSVVQSTAITLGITVIAAAITWFVTPSVADDPKAALPALSGAAMVGAGLAFVLSLVNSFKRVVSPALVMAFAVAEGVALGAISKLYDAAFGADSGSYGGIVMQAVVGTFAAFAGTLAAYKFFDIKVGQKFRTFVVAAMFGMVALGLMELVLSLFHSQLGLFGFGGLGLVFSVVGLVLGVFMLILDFDFIEQGIANGIPERESWRASFGLLVSLVWIYTNLLRILAILQQD, encoded by the coding sequence ATGCAGAGCAACAACCCGGTGTTCCGGCGTTCCGAGGAGTTCAACCGGAGCGGAGCAGCCGCCTACCAGGGCTTCGGCCAGGCGCCGCAGAACGGCTACGACGCCTACGGCCAGCCCGGCACGATCACCCCCGAGGCCCCCACCCGCCAGGGCCGGATGACCATCGACTCGGTCGTCCAGTCCACCGCGATCACCCTCGGCATCACCGTCATCGCCGCCGCGATCACCTGGTTCGTCACCCCCAGCGTCGCCGACGACCCGAAGGCCGCCCTCCCGGCGCTCTCCGGCGCGGCGATGGTCGGTGCCGGCCTGGCGTTCGTCCTCTCGCTGGTCAACTCGTTCAAGCGGGTCGTCAGCCCGGCGCTGGTGATGGCGTTCGCGGTCGCCGAGGGCGTCGCGCTCGGCGCGATCAGCAAGCTCTACGACGCCGCCTTCGGCGCCGACTCGGGCAGCTACGGCGGCATCGTCATGCAGGCCGTCGTCGGTACGTTCGCTGCCTTCGCGGGCACGCTCGCGGCGTACAAGTTCTTCGACATCAAGGTCGGCCAGAAGTTCCGCACCTTCGTCGTCGCCGCGATGTTCGGCATGGTCGCGCTCGGCCTGATGGAGCTCGTCCTCAGCCTGTTCCACTCCCAGCTCGGCCTCTTCGGCTTCGGTGGCCTCGGCCTCGTGTTCTCGGTCGTCGGCCTGGTGCTCGGTGTGTTCATGCTGATCCTGGACTTCGACTTCATCGAGCAGGGCATCGCCAACGGCATCCCGGAGCGCGAGTCGTGGCGGGCCTCGTTCGGCCTGCTCGTCAGCCTGGTCTGGATCTACACCAACCTGCTCCGGATCCTCGCGATCCTCCAGCAGGACTGA
- a CDS encoding SGNH/GDSL hydrolase family protein — MSKASAARKLAAAALYGGGGLSALGAGLYGVLSAEAKLARKTIGPAREEPPPDATGWYGRGRPGPAIKIAVLGDSSAAGYGAERVEQTPGALIASAVAEHADRRVYLREFCVVGAKSSDLAAQVDRALPIEPDVTVILVGGNDVTHTVRPSHSVRYLADGVRRLIAPGGKVVVGTCPDLGTVQPIAPPLRQVARAWSRRLAAAQTIAVIEEGGRTVSLGDILGPEFAAAPALLFGPDQFHPSVAGYRALAGVLVPSVLAALEQVPDEETMLEAFRGEGVLPVTRAAVQAVNEPGTELDGTEIGGRRAGVRGLWVELRHRRSRRHVPGEAPDEHEGHEAPAPDSTTAPEHS, encoded by the coding sequence GTGAGCAAAGCGTCCGCCGCCCGCAAGCTCGCCGCCGCCGCGCTCTACGGCGGGGGTGGGCTGTCCGCCCTCGGCGCCGGCCTCTACGGCGTCCTGAGCGCCGAGGCCAAGCTGGCCCGCAAGACGATCGGCCCCGCCCGCGAGGAGCCGCCGCCGGACGCCACCGGCTGGTACGGCCGCGGCCGGCCCGGTCCCGCGATCAAGATCGCCGTCCTCGGCGACTCCAGTGCTGCCGGCTACGGCGCCGAGCGGGTCGAGCAGACCCCCGGCGCCCTCATCGCGAGCGCGGTCGCCGAGCACGCCGACCGCCGCGTCTACCTGCGCGAGTTCTGCGTGGTCGGGGCCAAGTCCTCCGACCTCGCCGCCCAGGTCGACCGGGCGCTGCCCATCGAACCTGACGTCACCGTCATCCTCGTCGGCGGCAACGACGTCACCCACACCGTGCGGCCCTCGCACTCGGTGCGCTACCTCGCCGACGGCGTACGCCGCCTCATCGCGCCGGGCGGCAAGGTCGTCGTCGGCACCTGCCCCGACCTGGGCACGGTCCAGCCGATCGCCCCGCCGCTGCGCCAGGTCGCGCGCGCCTGGTCCCGCCGCTTGGCCGCCGCCCAGACCATCGCGGTCATCGAGGAGGGCGGCCGGACCGTCTCGCTCGGCGACATCCTCGGCCCCGAGTTCGCCGCCGCCCCGGCCCTGCTCTTCGGCCCCGACCAGTTCCACCCGTCCGTGGCCGGCTACCGCGCCCTGGCCGGCGTCCTGGTGCCGTCGGTGCTCGCCGCGCTCGAGCAGGTCCCCGACGAGGAGACGATGCTCGAGGCCTTCCGCGGCGAGGGCGTGCTGCCGGTGACCCGCGCGGCCGTCCAGGCCGTCAACGAGCCCGGTACCGAGCTCGACGGCACCGAGATCGGCGGGCGCCGGGCCGGCGTCCGCGGCCTCTGGGTCGAGCTGCGCCACCGCCGCAGCCGCCGGCACGTGCCGGGCGAGGCGCCCGACGAGCACGAGGGGCACGAGGCCCCCGCCCCGGACAGCACCACCGCTCCTGAGCACAGCTGA
- a CDS encoding cystathionine beta-synthase, translated as MEYVESLLQLIGNTPLVRLNRSLDLPADGPLVLAKVEYLNPGGSVKDRIATRMIEAAEASGALKPGGTIVEPTSGNTGVGLAMVAQQKGYKCIFVCPDKVSEDKRNVLKAYGAEVVVCPTAVAPEHPDSYYNVSDRLASQPGAWKPDQYSNPHNPRSHYEETGPELWRQTEGKITHFVAGVGTGGTISGIGRYLKEQNAAVEVIGADPAGSVYSGGTGRPYLVEGVGEDFWPETYDRGVADRIIEVSDADSFAFTRRLAREEQMLVGGSSGMAAFAARQLAQELAAAGRNDAVIVVLLPDSGRGYLSKVFNDDWLAQYGFSTGQPQPARTVGEILSSKTGGLPALVHTHPNETIAEAVQILQEYAVSQMPVVRAEPPIVAAEVAGSVSERALLDAVFTGKAKLTDPVEQHMSPALPTIGSTEDATAAVPLLESADAVLVHEDGKPVGVLTRHDLLQFLARG; from the coding sequence ATGGAGTACGTCGAGTCCTTGCTGCAGCTGATCGGCAACACCCCGCTGGTCCGGCTCAATCGTTCCCTCGACCTTCCCGCCGACGGACCGTTGGTGCTGGCGAAGGTGGAGTACCTCAACCCCGGCGGTTCGGTGAAGGACCGGATCGCCACGCGCATGATCGAGGCCGCCGAGGCCTCCGGCGCGCTCAAGCCCGGCGGCACGATCGTCGAGCCGACGTCCGGCAACACCGGCGTCGGGCTGGCGATGGTGGCCCAGCAGAAGGGCTACAAGTGCATCTTCGTGTGCCCCGACAAGGTCAGCGAGGACAAGCGCAACGTCCTCAAGGCCTACGGCGCCGAGGTCGTGGTCTGCCCGACCGCCGTCGCGCCCGAGCACCCCGACTCCTACTACAACGTCTCCGACCGGCTCGCCAGCCAGCCCGGTGCCTGGAAGCCCGACCAGTACTCGAACCCGCACAACCCGCGCTCCCACTACGAGGAGACCGGTCCCGAGCTGTGGCGCCAGACCGAGGGGAAGATCACCCACTTCGTCGCGGGCGTGGGCACCGGCGGCACGATCTCCGGCATCGGCCGCTACCTCAAGGAGCAGAACGCGGCCGTCGAGGTGATCGGCGCCGACCCCGCCGGGTCGGTCTACTCCGGTGGCACCGGGCGCCCCTACCTGGTCGAGGGTGTCGGTGAGGACTTCTGGCCCGAGACCTACGACCGCGGCGTGGCCGACCGGATCATCGAGGTCTCCGACGCCGACTCGTTCGCCTTCACCCGCCGCCTGGCCCGCGAGGAGCAGATGCTCGTCGGCGGCTCCTCCGGCATGGCCGCGTTCGCCGCGCGCCAGCTGGCCCAGGAGCTCGCGGCCGCGGGCCGCAACGACGCCGTCATCGTGGTCCTGCTGCCCGACTCGGGACGTGGCTACCTGAGCAAGGTCTTCAACGACGACTGGCTCGCGCAGTACGGCTTCAGCACCGGCCAGCCCCAGCCGGCCCGCACCGTCGGCGAGATCCTCAGCTCCAAGACCGGCGGCCTGCCGGCGCTGGTGCACACCCACCCCAACGAGACCATCGCCGAGGCGGTCCAGATCCTCCAGGAGTACGCCGTCTCGCAGATGCCCGTCGTGCGCGCCGAGCCGCCGATCGTGGCGGCCGAGGTGGCCGGCTCGGTCTCCGAGCGCGCGCTGCTCGACGCGGTGTTCACCGGCAAGGCCAAGCTCACCGACCCGGTCGAGCAGCACATGTCGCCGGCGCTGCCGACGATCGGCTCGACCGAGGACGCCACGGCCGCCGTACCGCTGCTCGAGTCGGCCGACGCGGTGCTCGTGCACGAGGACGGCAAGCCGGTCGGGGTGCTCACCCGGCACGACCTGCTGCAGTTCCTGGCCCGCGGCTGA
- a CDS encoding HSP90 family protein, translated as MVESANFQVDLRGVVDLLSHHLYSSERVYVRELLQNAVDAINARRLADPAAPARIAIEADGTGLTITDTGVGLAPGQVGEFLATIGRSSKRDEWGFQREGFLGQFGIGLLSAFMVADEVRVLTQPVGEVATAWTGSADGTYRQQPAPDRPEVGTSVTLAPIRGAEHWFDPVTVRDLVELYGAMLPYEITVNGEPVAGRALPWDRSAGPDHRAAEIAGFAQDVLGYTPFDVIDLHVPEAGLEGVALVLPFAANPAQRATHRVYLKRMLLSEHAEGLVPDWAFFVRCIVDTERLRPTANREALFDDGLLEETRQAIATQLRGWMVRLSTTHPERLRRFLAIHHLGVLALALHDDDMLRLVDRWVAFETNRGRMSLATLREQHGAIRYVRSTEEFRALAAVAAAQDVTLLNGGYTYATDIVERLPQVDPSAEVAPFEPSELATSFEPLGPDAERALRDFVVLAQEAMEPVGCDIVVRSFAPSTLPALYLVDSDTAFGAELRRTRDQVDGLWADVLGALDDTPAQETRPQLVLNHRSPLVRRLSAITAPDIVRLTVEGLYGQALVQGNHPVRPADSALMNRSFLGLLEQAVPRDRDPSEEDLAR; from the coding sequence GTGGTGGAGAGCGCGAACTTCCAGGTCGACCTACGCGGCGTCGTCGACCTCCTGAGCCATCACCTCTACTCGAGCGAGCGGGTCTACGTCCGCGAGCTCCTGCAGAACGCCGTCGACGCGATCAACGCGCGCAGGCTGGCCGATCCGGCCGCGCCCGCGCGGATCGCGATCGAGGCCGACGGCACCGGCCTGACGATCACCGACACCGGGGTGGGCCTGGCGCCCGGCCAGGTGGGGGAGTTCCTCGCCACGATCGGGCGCAGCTCGAAGCGCGACGAGTGGGGCTTCCAGCGCGAGGGCTTCCTCGGCCAGTTCGGTATCGGGCTGCTCTCGGCGTTCATGGTCGCCGACGAGGTCCGAGTGCTCACTCAGCCGGTCGGCGAGGTGGCGACCGCCTGGACCGGCTCCGCCGACGGCACCTACCGGCAGCAGCCGGCGCCCGACCGTCCCGAGGTCGGTACGTCGGTCACCCTGGCTCCGATCCGCGGTGCCGAGCACTGGTTCGACCCCGTGACGGTGCGCGACCTGGTCGAGCTGTACGGCGCGATGCTGCCCTACGAGATCACCGTCAACGGCGAGCCCGTCGCCGGCCGGGCGCTGCCCTGGGACCGCAGCGCCGGTCCGGACCATCGCGCCGCCGAGATCGCCGGCTTCGCCCAGGACGTGCTCGGCTACACGCCGTTCGACGTGATCGATCTCCACGTCCCCGAGGCCGGGCTCGAGGGCGTCGCCCTGGTGCTGCCGTTCGCGGCCAACCCGGCGCAGCGGGCGACCCACCGGGTCTACCTCAAGCGGATGCTGCTCTCCGAGCACGCCGAGGGGCTGGTCCCGGACTGGGCGTTCTTCGTGCGCTGCATCGTCGACACCGAGCGGCTGCGCCCGACCGCCAACCGTGAGGCGCTCTTCGACGACGGCCTGCTCGAGGAGACCCGGCAGGCGATCGCGACCCAGCTGCGCGGCTGGATGGTGCGGCTGAGCACGACCCACCCCGAGCGGCTGCGCCGCTTCCTCGCGATCCACCACCTCGGCGTGCTGGCGCTTGCGCTCCACGACGACGACATGCTGCGGCTGGTCGACCGCTGGGTCGCGTTCGAGACCAACCGGGGCCGGATGAGCCTGGCAACGCTGCGCGAGCAGCACGGCGCGATCCGCTACGTGCGCAGCACCGAGGAGTTCCGCGCGCTCGCCGCCGTGGCCGCGGCCCAGGACGTCACCCTGCTCAACGGCGGCTACACCTACGCGACCGACATCGTCGAGCGGTTGCCCCAGGTCGACCCGTCGGCCGAGGTCGCGCCGTTCGAGCCGAGCGAGCTGGCGACCAGCTTCGAGCCGCTGGGGCCGGACGCCGAGCGGGCGCTGCGCGACTTCGTCGTCCTGGCGCAGGAGGCGATGGAGCCGGTGGGCTGCGACATCGTCGTCCGCTCCTTCGCGCCGAGCACGCTGCCGGCGCTCTACCTCGTCGACAGCGACACGGCGTTCGGCGCAGAGCTGCGCCGTACTCGCGACCAGGTGGACGGCCTGTGGGCCGACGTCCTCGGCGCGCTCGACGACACACCCGCCCAGGAGACCCGGCCCCAGCTGGTGCTCAACCACCGCAGCCCGCTCGTCCGACGGCTCAGCGCGATCACCGCGCCCGACATCGTCCGGCTCACCGTCGAGGGGCTCTACGGCCAGGCGCTGGTCCAGGGCAACCACCCGGTCCGGCCGGCCGACTCGGCCCTGATGAACCGCTCCTTCCTCGGCCTGCTCGAGCAGGCCGTGCCCCGTGACCGCGACCCGTCCGAGGAGGACCTGGCCCGATGA
- a CDS encoding GNAT family N-acetyltransferase: protein MGQRIVVRRVLRGQTGPSGGPAFTDVLGTCLAWDEETCLVERADGEKVRIVLADVVSGKPVPPRPPVRMRVSSRDAEAHTAALWPTVATTPLGAWTLRTETAPTGRLLKRANSCLAMGDPDRPVDEALAAVAAFYAERGRDPLVQVETGSDVEAAVRAAGWLPLPVGDSELWLASVSRVRRALPPSATAPATPVELSVTGPRAVVSAGTGCDPVAEGHAAVDGDWVGLHGVTVDPSYRRRGMGAAVVARLLSWSAEQGALTAWLHVEADNPGGQAFWETLGFAFHHGCRYYAPPAG from the coding sequence GTGGGGCAGCGGATCGTCGTGCGGCGGGTGCTGCGCGGACAGACCGGACCGAGCGGTGGCCCCGCCTTCACCGACGTGCTCGGCACCTGCCTGGCCTGGGACGAGGAGACCTGCCTGGTCGAGCGGGCCGACGGCGAGAAGGTACGGATCGTGCTCGCCGACGTCGTCTCCGGCAAGCCGGTCCCGCCGCGTCCGCCGGTGCGGATGCGGGTGAGCTCGCGTGACGCCGAGGCGCACACCGCCGCCCTGTGGCCCACGGTCGCGACCACGCCGCTGGGCGCCTGGACCCTGCGGACCGAGACCGCGCCCACCGGCCGGCTGCTCAAGCGCGCCAACTCGTGCCTGGCGATGGGCGACCCCGACCGCCCGGTCGACGAGGCGCTCGCCGCCGTCGCCGCCTTCTACGCCGAGCGCGGCCGCGACCCGCTGGTCCAGGTCGAGACCGGCTCCGACGTCGAGGCGGCCGTGCGCGCCGCGGGCTGGCTCCCCCTGCCGGTCGGCGACTCCGAGCTGTGGCTCGCCTCCGTCTCCCGGGTACGCCGCGCGCTCCCGCCGTCCGCGACGGCACCGGCTACACCGGTCGAGCTGTCCGTCACCGGCCCCCGCGCGGTCGTCAGCGCGGGCACCGGCTGCGACCCGGTGGCCGAGGGGCACGCGGCGGTCGACGGCGACTGGGTCGGGCTGCACGGCGTCACCGTGGACCCGTCGTACCGGCGGCGTGGGATGGGCGCGGCCGTGGTCGCACGCCTGCTGAGCTGGTCGGCCGAGCAGGGCGCGCTCACCGCGTGGCTGCACGTCGAGGCCGACAACCCCGGCGGGCAGGCGTTCTGGGAGACACTGGGCTTCGCCTTCCATCACGGGTGCCGCTACTACGCGCCCCCGGCGGGCTAG
- the fdxA gene encoding ferredoxin, which yields MTYIISQPCVDVKDRACVDECPVDCIYEGKRMLYIHPDECVDCGACEPVCPVEAIFYEDDVPEEWKDYYDANVKFFDDLGSPGGAAKMGEIDKDAEFIAALDPQNQDH from the coding sequence ATGACCTACATCATCTCGCAGCCGTGCGTCGATGTTAAGGACCGTGCTTGCGTCGATGAGTGTCCGGTCGACTGCATCTACGAGGGCAAGCGGATGCTCTACATCCACCCCGACGAGTGCGTCGACTGCGGTGCCTGCGAGCCGGTCTGCCCGGTCGAGGCGATCTTCTACGAGGACGACGTCCCGGAGGAGTGGAAGGACTACTACGACGCCAACGTGAAGTTCTTCGACGACCTCGGTTCGCCCGGCGGTGCCGCCAAGATGGGCGAGATCGACAAGGACGCCGAGTTCATCGCTGCGCTCGACCCGCAGAACCAGGACCACTGA